One bacterium genomic window, GCAACCAAATACTTTCTCCTTTTGATATTTACATCAAAATGGGCTTCTGGCATTTGTTCCCAATAATTCCCCATGTCATGAATATCAAAGAAGTCAATAAGTTCATCTATAGATCTTGAAGGTGGTAGAGTTTTTAATTTATTTTTTACCATATTGTTTCCTCTCTTTCTTTTTCATATTTCTGGCACTCAAGATGAGTGTTTCTCTCGTCTTTTTGTAGATAAAGAGTACGGATAGGTATCTTCCACTATTAGTTTGTCCCAAAGCCAGATAAACATCTTCGCCTTTTCGCTCACCTTTTTCAACAAAACGGAATTTTGGTTTATTATTTAACACCTCTTCAACTTCATTGGGAGTAACATTGGGTTTAACTGCCAGTTTATCAACAATGTTTCTGAGCCAAATAATATCTTCTATCTT contains:
- a CDS encoding BrnT family toxin — protein: MKRGYKKRMKIEDIIWLRNIVDKLAVKPNVTPNEVEEVLNNKPKFRFVEKGERKGEDVYLALGQTNSGRYLSVLFIYKKTRETLILSARNMKKKERKQYGKK